The Daucus carota subsp. sativus chromosome 9, DH1 v3.0, whole genome shotgun sequence genome window below encodes:
- the LOC108214250 gene encoding pleiotropic drug resistance protein 3-like isoform X2, producing the protein MVPYLLAQSIAYVLITYPMIGYSWNAYKVFWYFYSMFCTLLYFTYMGMMIVSFTPTFPVAAILQSSFYTMFNLFSGFIIPQPKIPKWWLWFYYLMPTSWTLNGMLTSQYGDVEKEITVFGEKKTFAAFVKDYFGFHHDRLQWSQIMPKSNVTLIIFIALELVTAKKIPGATYTGMIYLVVSR; encoded by the exons ATGGTACCTTATCTATTGGCACAATCAATTGCATATGTGTTAATCACATATCCAATGATTGGATATTCTTGGAATGCTTACAAGGTGTTTTGGTACTTCTACTCCATGTTCTGCACTTTGTTGTATTTCACGTATATGGGAATGATGATTGTTTCATTCACGCCTACGTTTCCAGTCGCTGCAATTCTACAGTCTTCCTTCTACACTATGTTTAACCTGTTCTCTGGGTTTATTATTCCTCAACCA AAAATTCCCAAGTGGTGGTTATGGTTCTATTACCTCATGCCTACTTCTTGGACTCTAAATGGCATGCTTACCTCCCAATATGGAGATGTAGAGAAGGAGATTACCGTGTTTGGAGAAAAGAAGACATTTGCAGCGTTTGTAAAGGATTACTTTGGATTTCACCATGATCGCTTGCAATG GTCTCAAATAATGCCAAAGTCGAATGTGACGCTAATCATCTTCATAGCTCTCGAGCTTGTAACTGCTAAGAAAATTCCAGGCGCGACATACACTG GTATGATATATCTTGTTGTTAGCAGATAA
- the LOC108214250 gene encoding pleiotropic drug resistance protein 3-like isoform X1, translated as MVPYLLAQSIAYVLITYPMIGYSWNAYKVFWYFYSMFCTLLYFTYMGMMIVSFTPTFPVAAILQSSFYTMFNLFSGFIIPQPKIPKWWLWFYYLMPTSWTLNGMLTSQYGDVEKEITVFGEKKTFAAFVKDYFGFHHDRLQWSQIMPKSNVTLIIFIALELVTAKKIPGATYTDKQKHGDLGDNLYDFITVVLFQKLEGTFRKTFFLPEQ; from the exons ATGGTACCTTATCTATTGGCACAATCAATTGCATATGTGTTAATCACATATCCAATGATTGGATATTCTTGGAATGCTTACAAGGTGTTTTGGTACTTCTACTCCATGTTCTGCACTTTGTTGTATTTCACGTATATGGGAATGATGATTGTTTCATTCACGCCTACGTTTCCAGTCGCTGCAATTCTACAGTCTTCCTTCTACACTATGTTTAACCTGTTCTCTGGGTTTATTATTCCTCAACCA AAAATTCCCAAGTGGTGGTTATGGTTCTATTACCTCATGCCTACTTCTTGGACTCTAAATGGCATGCTTACCTCCCAATATGGAGATGTAGAGAAGGAGATTACCGTGTTTGGAGAAAAGAAGACATTTGCAGCGTTTGTAAAGGATTACTTTGGATTTCACCATGATCGCTTGCAATG GTCTCAAATAATGCCAAAGTCGAATGTGACGCTAATCATCTTCATAGCTCTCGAGCTTGTAACTGCTAAGAAAATTCCAGGCGCGACATACACTG ATAAGCAGAAGCATGGTGATCTGGGGGATAATCTCTATGACTTCATCACTGTTGTTCTGTTTCAAAAACTAGAAG GGACCTTCCGCAAGACGTTCTTCTTGCCAGAACAATAA
- the LOC108214250 gene encoding pleiotropic drug resistance protein 3-like isoform X3 encodes MFNLFSGFIIPQPKIPKWWLWFYYLMPTSWTLNGMLTSQYGDVEKEITVFGEKKTFAAFVKDYFGFHHDRLQWSQIMPKSNVTLIIFIALELVTAKKIPGATYTDKQKHGDLGDNLYDFITVVLFQKLEGTFRKTFFLPEQ; translated from the exons ATGTTTAACCTGTTCTCTGGGTTTATTATTCCTCAACCA AAAATTCCCAAGTGGTGGTTATGGTTCTATTACCTCATGCCTACTTCTTGGACTCTAAATGGCATGCTTACCTCCCAATATGGAGATGTAGAGAAGGAGATTACCGTGTTTGGAGAAAAGAAGACATTTGCAGCGTTTGTAAAGGATTACTTTGGATTTCACCATGATCGCTTGCAATG GTCTCAAATAATGCCAAAGTCGAATGTGACGCTAATCATCTTCATAGCTCTCGAGCTTGTAACTGCTAAGAAAATTCCAGGCGCGACATACACTG ATAAGCAGAAGCATGGTGATCTGGGGGATAATCTCTATGACTTCATCACTGTTGTTCTGTTTCAAAAACTAGAAG GGACCTTCCGCAAGACGTTCTTCTTGCCAGAACAATAA